In Rhodamnia argentea isolate NSW1041297 chromosome 1, ASM2092103v1, whole genome shotgun sequence, the genomic window TTCTTTAAAACAAGGCAAGGATTGGGCATTGAGGAGATTGCTATAACTCTCTTCACAGACGCAAGTGTATGAATACTGCGATGTTTGGTTGCACGACCCACCTCCACAATCGACCCACATGCAGGCTGTGGAAAACTCAAAGCAACATGGGGAATAAGAAGATCATTAACTTATGGGTGacaaaatcacaatcaaattaAAGGATTGGAAGATTAAGATAATTTGCTTGCCTTGTTATACGGATAAAATCTAGTTTAATAAGTAGAATATGAAGAGTTGATAGAGAGTTCAGTCAATTACGGTTAAGTATTGAAGGATGTCTGTCTCCACTAGCTTTCTCTTGAGCTGGAGAGGAAGCTCTTTCGCAAGAGGGATCAATCGTACCTGCGTGCGCATGAACTGGATGAAGGAATCATAAGGCATAAGTCTCTTTGAGTGATTGTCGAGGCTAGAGAGAGGTCGGGACAGCGATTTATTTTCACAACATCGCCATCGTTCCATGTCAAACTTAAAGGCGTATTGCTCTCTAAGGTCAAAAGACTAGCATGACCCGTTCGATTATCACAACCTGAGTAGGACCTAATCCATTAACAATTCATACATTCGCGCATACATCCCTATATCCATACATCCATACACGCATGCCTgcacatacatatatacatgCATGCATCCGTACTCTACATACATAAAACCATCAATACATTCATTCACACATACACATAACATACATGCATGCGATTGTCCATACAAATTCACTTACATTTGTAAGCATGTATATGCTTACATACATACTAGTTAAATGTAATTATTTGACCGGTACATGAATGTGCAACTCAAGGTTACCAGTTTATAAAGAAAATATGCTATATAGTGCGTTTGCCGCCCATCAATTTAGTGCTCAATCTTTTCGATTTTATTGGTAAAAAAGGTATAAAATCTAATGTGCGTAACGAAAATATCTCAAGATGCACGATCTCAAGTATAATCTTGCCCTGAAAGTCGCAGGAGATGGGTGCAAGATGGTCAATCTCAATGAAGACACCATCGGGTGGAGGAATTCAATATGCATCATTTGCTTCACAATCCTCTCAATACAGGAATTGACCTATTTAACTGACAAGACCTACCTATGAACCTTTCTGTGTTTGAAAAAAATGGAGAACATTTGAAcagaacttttccccaaatgaATATTCTGGATTTTTCTTCAAGCATAGCCATTTTCGAACATTGGTGTTAGGCTATGCAGATTTTGTATCTTTCCTTCTTAGAGAGTCGGTTGAAGCACTTACGAAGTCTTGATGTTTCTAAGAACATATCCATCAAGAGTTTGTCGAATTCAATCATGGATTTGGTGAACTTGCTAACCATTAAACTCTGTGGATGTGAGAAGCTTACTACTCTTACAAGAGATTTAAGGAAATTTGTCAACCTTAGACACTTCCTAATTGATTAGTATGACTTATTGAGCCACATGCCATGTAAGTTGAACCACTTGTCTTCACTTCGACTTTATCCCAATTCCTTGTACGAGAGATGGTCCATTTAGTACATGGTGGCATGAATAGACTGGATGAACCGGGTGGGTTAAACAGATTGACCGGGTCTCTTACTCTTAGAAAGTTAAGAGTTCCTTGGGGGAAAAGTAACGTCATCGTTCTTGAAATTGAAGTGGTCGAGGGAGCAAGAGGAAAACGAAACCGATGAACTAATCGTGGGAGGACCTCAGACTACACCTAAACTTGGCCCGTTTGAACATATTCGCTCGTATGGGTAGGCGTCCACCAAGCTAGCATTCTTCCCATTTCTGGAGAGATTGTTCCTCTTTGGCCTTGGGAACCTAAAAGGATGGTggggaagaaaaatcaaagaagtgGGAAGAAGGGGCGTATAGTATTAGATTTGCACCCTATCATTAATCTGTTAAACAAACCCCAAGGCATGCAAGCCCTCAAGAGTCAACGTTCTTAGGGAAGGGAGTCCACTCGACAGCGGCAGGTACTTCCATCCTTTACATGCACGGAGTCTGAGGACAACAAAATTCCTAATTTAGAATAGCCAACTTAACGAACTTCTATGTTAGGATTTGGCACACAAACCATAAACGAAGTAAAACGTAAAAGCGAGAAAAGGAAATCAACTCAAGGTTTCATCCTGGTTCACACATAAACTAATGTTATATCTagcagatgattccactataattattACCTCACTTCTCTTGtgacatcactcaattacaagtgaaaaaaagcACAGATAGTAGTAGTTATTCATGGGCTCAAGCCCAAATTACTAATGGAAAAATATATgcttaaactataaaagttcTTTGGTGTTGAGGGCGCCCTGCCTCCCGAGATCctcataatttctttttgatagaaattatgaaccacaccccaatatCCTGCCCATACAAGCGAACATGTTCAACAAGGCTAGATTTGGGTGCGGTTTGAGATTATCCACACTATCAATTCATCGTTCTCGCTTATCTAATATTGCTGCTCCCTCGACTACTTTAACTTCAAGGAAAGAAGTCTTTTTTCCTTAAGTGACCTTTGTTGGATGCTGGTTGAAGTAACTCCAACTTTCCTAGAGCAActtgtaaaaataaatgcgGTCGATATGATGTTATTAATGatgatttaataattatttcatgttataattAGTTTGAGTTGGTTATTAAAGGCATAAATGAAGAGATGCAACTCTTCACGTGCCTTGATGGATGACATCCATTGAAGAGATGTCTATTGATAGCCTTTGTTTAAAATAAAGTCTGGTCTTCTCTCCAACCGATTGATAACGACGTTTAAACGAACAGACGTCGGTTTTGTTTTCCATCCTCCATCGGATAGCTAACGTAAAGCATAGAAAgttaagggagagaaatcaCACGTTctcttgtcttttgtttttcctgcaACAATGATCGCTGGAAGTTTTTCGCTATGGGGAAATGTATGTTTTCATCCCTCTCGGAAgatgaaaatcatgaagattgAAAATCTGTGAATGTTGAATTTTCGCTTAAAATTTTTACGTTAAAGTTCGTACACAATGGACCCAACCAATCTGTATAACCCACTCAGTTCATTTACTCTTCCCACACTACCAGGTCCTTTATGGTCCATCTTTTGTACGGTCTCTTGAGATAAGATTTGAAGTGAAGACAAGTGTTTCAATGTGAGTGGCATGTGGTTCAATGAGTCCCACCCATCAATTAAGATGTGTTTAAGGTTGAATGATCTCCTCAGATCTTTGAAGAGTACGGTAAGGTAAGCTTCTCATTAGTAGAGAGCTTAAAGTTGAGCAAGTTCAAGGAATTTttgattgaatccggcaaactCTTGATGGATTGGTTTTCAAAAACATCAAGAAACCTTAAATGGTCCAACTGACTGCCGAAGCAATAAGGGACACGACACCAACTTTCGACAATGCCTAAACCTGGAGAAAATCCCATAGTATTCATTTGGGAATGAGTTATGTTCGAAGGTTCTCCATTTCTCCAAAGACAAGATTATTCGTATATCGGTCGCTTCAAGTAAAGAGGTCACTTTTCGTAAAGAAGACAATTGCGAAGCAAATAGCGCATGTTGTATTTCTCCACCAACAACGCATTAATTGAACGTAACCATCTTGCACTAATCTCTTGCGACTTTTAAGCCAAGACCATGCACGAGATCACGCATCATGCATACTTGCATCTCACCAGGTAATAATTGACATGCCTTACATGTTACATTTACATTCCAATTAAGATAATAATAATGTAGATCCGATGAATGCAATTGCAAGAAATTAGACATAATACAACAAGTATTTATATTGTGCAGATtggattttctacttttttttttttttttggcctggagactttctacttcattttctccttttagcattaaatttcaaatattgaGCATTAAATTGATTGATAGAGATTGCACTATAAAGTAAATTTTCTCTATTATGACTAGTCGTAGATCTGTCAACAGATGGACCGTAGAACTACTTCCAACCAGATTTGGCTCTCGAATTCAGGAGGCACGCGACTAGTAGAGAGAGAACAAATCCCTTCCTATTTGCcgaaataattacaaaaaatatcctaaaatTATTGTCCGAATATCGATTCGGTCCTATagccttcaatttggtcaatttagttctaaactttttgataatttatcaatttagtcctttcaatcaattttatcaatattcAAGTTTAGCGTTAATCTTAGTGGCGAATTAAGGAAAGCAAATCGTGTGGTGACTCATGAAATCCCACCAAACATCATGTAAGGAAATGACTCTTTCGGACACACATAAAGCTGTCGCCAGCTTTCCTAAACGAGGCTCTCCAATTGCATTTAATGGAGTTGTTGTACTTACGAGGCACTACATGCCCAAACTGCAAATATTGCCAACAGTTCTGGACGGAACACGAACATGACATAAAACAAACATATATTTAGACTTTTCGAAAGCGAAATTTATGGTTCGTTGACTAGAGGCCATCATATGCAACACCGCCCGGACAAAAGTTAGCTAGATCACCCAAGAGTTTTCACATTTCGAAGTTAAATTTCCAAACAAAATTACCTTAACAACACACATTATAGCCAAGCTATTGAAGGTCATGTAGCCTAAAGATCCCTAACGCTAACAGGTGGACAACACGTGCTATTAAGCTAATGCATGAGCTACAAATTTGGGCTACTGCGTTCACTTCGGCTACCTAACTGAAGACATTGACGGGCTTGATCCTTTTATTCCCAGTTTTATTTTatatcttcaatttcttgcacATACTAATACGCCAAGCAGTCAATGCACTATACTGAAACTTTTGAACCTTGCTGATTAATTTCCCTTAAGCCATTGAAATGAAGATATATCTATAAGCAAGGGATCCggagttggaaattttttcaaatttgaaactgGCAGCTAGGCTACCTAGGAAAGCACAGGAAGTTGTGGGGACTACAATTTACTAAAACTGGGTTTgaccaagagaaagaaaataatatctGGGTGTAATTAATAGCTTGGTCCTGTAGTGTAAACCTAACCCAATTGCATCGAAAACAGACTTAAGTAAGAGTTAACGCAAAACATAAAGGGGAACCTCATCTATCTCATGCATTCCCAACTTCATTCAATGGAGAAAGTTCCAATGGAGATTGGAGGATTCGAAACCCTTAATAACTACTCAGTAGCTTACATCCTATCAAACAAAAAGCATTGCTTTTTATCCTCTTATCATCCTAAAAATCACCTCTTTTACCACCCATTTACCACCCAAGTTAGAGGAAATGCTGCAAGGcaaaaccagagagagagagaacataaaCTTACAGTTTGGAAGCGTACAAGGAAGGAACTTGAGAGGATCCGTGCCACGAAGAGGGGATTTCCTCCAACCAGGATCGCACTCGCACTCGTACAAGAAGATGGCGGAGTCGTTGAGCAAAGGCTTGCATTTCCCTCTCCCGCACGCCACTTCTTTGCACCTCTCATCTGACAACAACAAACCCCCACAACAGCAAAATAGACATGCATTGagcggaaaaaaggaaaatgtacaGCAAGGAGCTTAAGGACAAAGAAAGACACCCATCAACGCAGATTCTGAAGACGAACAGGAAAAAACCCAACAAACATATCTAACAAAATACCTAGTAAAGGAGAGAGGAAAGGAGTTAGGGGAGACAAAAGGTCGCTCGTTACGGGGGTTGCGAGGACGAGGAGTGCGGCAAGGACGCGAGAGAGGGTGGCGAGCGAAGTGGCCATggctgaaggaggaggagacggAGATCTTCGATATTTGAGTTTGAATTTGTGAAGTGAGATGTGTCTTAGGGTTTCATTTAAGGAAGCTGCGCGTTTTTTCACTTCCTCTTCTTGTATTTTGTTTAGGAGCATCGTAGGGTCGGTTGGGACTTAGGGACGCCAACAATGTCAACGTGGCTCACCTATGATTCTTGCAGAGTATTAATTATGTATGGTTCAGGACAGTTCAGAGTTGAGTTGGGGTAGAGATCCTCTGCGACATAACTTGATGTAATCGCGGTGTTGTTCTCAGTTCTCACCATCATCCCCACTTTAATTTCAACAGCATTGACGAATAGCTTTCTCTAAGGTTCCTGGAAGAAAAGGAGTAAGAAGAAGAATAGAGGAAAAAATGGTTactatcacgaaaaattttaaattaatatatttatgataaatttatctcacaataattttttaatgataaaaaatttaaaattgataaatttaccttaggctaattttttgactattgaaaaatcctaaactgctACACCCGAGACAAATTTAacctaaataaattttttgactacaaaaaataacaaattggtacatatgtaCCAAATCTAATATCTGTTAATTTTCGTTATATTTTATCATCAATTACTGCATATGATGACACGTAGCACttgacgggtgtaccggtttgaagtttttaccTTCCATTTGTCACGtctgtaccaatttgagatttttcatgaaatcaaccctattttacaaaaattgtcataaggcaaatttttcatagatgtatcagtttttaatttgagataaatttatcacatgtgtaattatttggggcttttgggtggtgaaaaattaatttgggataaatttccCACTGTTGCACCAAGTTAAGTTTTctaatggtcaaaaaatagttttgggtaaatttttcacatgtgtactagtttggagatttttatggtcaaaaaattaaattggagtaaatttgtcatagatgtaccagttttggatttttcgtggaATTAACcttagaaaaaaatagaaaagaaagagagaaaggctTTTTATAGGAATAACTGACCAAGGGACTCGAGAGAATCATCAAAGATGGAAATCCACAAAGGTCCTTCCATTGTTCCTCAGAATCCCCAAGATTTATATGTTTTGAACTTAAAGAAGTAGgtttagcaaaaaaattaaaaaaatatgattgcaGCATTATtgttaaaaaagaatataaagtCCTAAACATCTGGTCcaatatgcaatcaaatcctcaACGTTTGAAACTTCTGTTTGAATTTATCCAATGAAGTTTCAAACGTTTTGAAATGCAGTTAAGTCCTTCTGGTCACCCATCAAGAAAGAATTTAGGTATCCACCCACGAAATCGAATCCGTTGCCAGAATTTCATTCTAGCGATCAACTTGTCTTTTGTCGTTAACATCACTAAAAGCTGATATTAATTAATTGAATCCTAACAATGAAACTCCATTATGATTGTTAAAAGTTGCTTACTTTTAACAGGGCGTAAGGACAccagaagtgccaaaatttgtgtaaGTGCTCACTTTGGCGTCAAAATTTTTCACAGatttacttaagtgctaaattgtagaaaaaacaatcacttaagtaccaacgaCGAGAGATTTCGGCCAAACTGTTTACGTGGTATTTACTatcgattttttaatattacggggaattttttttaaatgtaagtCAACATGGCAATTCGTTTTAGAAAAATCAGTCCATGTGGACTCCAcgtggaaaattttttaaaaaattcagtctgcatggattgattttttaaaagggttaatatcacaaaaaatccaaaacggTATAtatcgtgataaatttatcccaaactattttttttaccataaaaaatcctaaaccggtacacctttgacaaatttaccctaaactggtacatctgtggCAAATTTACTCtacgttagttttcgttaagttttatcgtcaaattactgagttgaaTGACACATGGCAATTGTCGgatgtacaagtttgggatttttatcctcgatcatatcaatttggggtttcgtggtattaattcaatttaacggaaactaacgaagggtaaatttccagtttgggatttttggtgatcaaaataatttgtttgggataaattcagatgtaccaatttggagttttggcggtcgaaaaaatattttggggtaaatttatcacatgcgtaccagtttgggttttttgtgattaaaaaattaatttgggacaaatttatcacatgtatactagtttggggtttttcatggtattaagcccttttaaaaataagctaatttttatttaatttttaaaaaataagctaaagtactaatttttaaaaaaaaaggtaaaaaagaaaatgaggggCTTGACACAGTTGCCAAGGTTATACAAGCCCTCACCGTTGCTGCCAAGCCCCTACCGATGGCCAAAGACTCCCACCGATCGCATATGAGGGCTCGACCTTGACTAGCGACGATGAGGCTGCGCCGTCCGACAACGACTATATCTTCCTAATAGATGCTTAGACACTTGTTTTCTGTTCCCTGCGAGTCTTCCCGATCTTCCGTTGTGTGTATCCACCCAACAACGACTATATCTTCGACAAACATCTTCAAAGGTCGTTGAATGAATATCATTAGTAACGTGATCTTTGCGACTTAGACAAACATTGCCATTTAGCTTATCTTTAAGTCCACTGGTGTTGTTTACACAAAAGTATCTGTACACTTCGCGATCTTCACCCGATGGATCGGACCACGGGTATCACGTAGTCCTTAAACATTATCACAAACATTTGCATTTCAACTAGGTAGATATTAAATCAATGATAGCTTGGAAAGCATCATAATTTTTACGAGACGTTTCTCTaataattatttgttttttttttgggtaggaTGTTTAACTACCCCCATCAACCACTCCCAAGAAACATGAACTATTAAGGAGCTCCCTCCAGCCACGTATTTAGACAATTGGTCGGCCAAAACCCaactcttcaaaaaaaaaaatttaaaactttttttttttttggtaaggtaagtatgtattgatctttcaaaagctagatacaaaaaaaCCGGGCACAGAAGCTATGAACTCAACATGGCACATAGGGTGCCATGGAGAGTTCAACGTTgaccggttgcaaaatacaccCAAGAGAGGGGCCAGAGCCAAAAGACTAGCAAGCTAGCAGgggaaagaaaaggccaaacaaGTGGCCAAACAAGAAGAGGAACCAACAAAACAGAAGTACACAGCTAGAAGATGGACGAGAAGTGGCATCTTCCAAGAGAACCAGCAGCGAATGATCAACCAAAGTAGACGGAGAGTCCCGAGAGAGACAATGTATAGACCCCCGCATCAGCAGAAAAACGACGCCATAAGAAGCTTCAAAATTCCACGCAGGTAGTATGTTGAGGAGGCATCAGCATAGGTGTAGCAACGACAGAGGCGTCGTGCGTCGGAGGGATCAAAAGCAGCTTAGCAGCAACCGTGGTGGGAAAATTGTGGGTGACAGCGGTGGGAGGACAGCACGGGTGCAATCGATCATCTTCGGTAGCCACGCGAGTAGTAGGTGGGGAAGGGAGTAGCTAAGTCAGCAAATGTTACTGAACAGGAACAGCAAGTGGATGGGGATCCAGTTGAAAGGAGTAGTTGCAGCAAAGCTGGGGATGATCAACAAAAGGCTGAACGGCTAAAGATAAGCCGGGAACCACCGGGGGATACACAAACGTAAGGCGGTGGGTCCACACGATAAACTTCACAGCAGCAGGCTTCAAGAAGGGGTTCGGGTGGTGACCGGCAAAACAGGAGCAACATAAGTGTTGAATCACAAGCTCCAGCATCAAAATCCAACAAGGTCTGTGGAGACCGAAAGTGTACACGGCTTGATCCGGAAGAGAAATCCAATGACAATATGTCATCTGCTAGGGAAGGTGACAGAAGATATCAGCGGACAAACCCCAATTAGTTTGGATGCATTTGTTTCGGGGGATATCGCTAATAGGGGCTAGAGATACAGCTTTGTCCTTAACCGGTTTACTAAGGTGGGAGAGCATAGCTGGAGGAAAAAGTTGTTTATTGCGGAAGAGCATATCATTCCTTGTAGTCCAAATAATATGGCATAAAGCACCAAGGGCAAACCTGGCAATCTTGTGTGCAAAAGAGGGCCCACCCAAATGTATCTTAGCCCATTTCACGAAACCACGCCAAGGTCTATTCTTCCAACTTAATAGACAGTTAGAGGCCCAAGTGGAGGCTAGTTCACCGGTGATAGGGCAGCCAAAGAATAGATGATCGACCGAGTCGGGGGTATTATGGCAGTACGCACGGGAAGCCTCATCAATCCTTCGGTGTTGGAGTAGCATTGTTCGAGTCGGAAGGCGATTATGCATAGCTAACCATATTATGAATGCATGTCGAGGAGAAAAGGCCTTAAGATTGTATATTTGCCGGTCGTGCAAATATGCTCGcccaaaatgaaggaaaaattcaaatcaaagtGAGCTTCAATTGTAAACAAATGTATGTTTGGAAGAGGCGGATTCGAAAAAAGTCCAACGGTTCCAAACAAAATGTGATAAAAGGGACGGCACAATACGGACTCCTAGAATATAAGACAATGACAAATTCTTAATTTGGTGAGACAAAGATGCTAAGCTACTGACAATAGCAGGAATTTCATTGTAAACTACATTCTCGATTGATGATATGTTCCAGAGAAGAAAATTTACGTAAAAGAGTGGAGAAACCTATGAGAAGCATATTTTTCTTGGACATGGCCATTATATAAGGAGCAATATAGGATGGGTAGTACCAAGAAAAGAAGGTAAGAGACACATGGATTCGTTCCACAAAATTGCAACTGTGCTAATTGCACTCATTTGGTCGAGCAACGTTATGAGAGGGTTTCCCAATGAAACAACGATAACCATACTCTGCAACGAGGACACGAATGATGAGGATGCTTCTGCGATCAATAGCCTCCTTCAAGATGTCATCGACAATACACCGATTTATGGCTTCAATTATCATTCGACATGGTTAACGAGGGCCCCCACTACTACGGCCATGGAGCATGCAGTAGGATGATCATTAATGCGGATTGTAACACGTGCTTACACGACGGCAGGCAATTGTTGCAGGGCTATTGTCACAGAAGCATCGGCGGTCAACTTGAACTTCATGACTGTAGAATCAGGTTTGAGCAGTATGAATTCAACGAAGGTTAAGTTGCGCACGCTCACAAAGCAAGAATTATGTAATATATAAATATGCATCTAAGTATTGTCAAGATTAGAGCAACAGTCTATCATGGTCACATGAAGCATTGTTGAGAAGCTTTGTATGGCGAATAATTTGAGAAGCAACATGCTCTCTTGTGCTTCTCACTATTTGTTGTCCAATATAGGTGATTTCGACTTGTTTGATTTCTCATGCAatcaatttatatataaaaaaaaaaacagctacACTTTGTCTACAAATGTTAAGTTAGCTAAAACATCatgtttcactttttttttataagtgagGGCACAAGCGCCGACTCCCGCCTAGTTAAAGGTTCCATAAAACAAATTACAAGCCTAGTAATCAATTAAACATTTGAACAAGTGACATCCGGCTCCTGAACTGAAATCCTTGCTACCAATTAACCGCGCAAACTTTGGAAGTCATCACACTTCAC contains:
- the LOC115750325 gene encoding uncharacterized protein LOC115750325, which produces MATSLATLSRVLAALLVLATPVTSDLLSPLTPFLSPLLDERCKEVACGRGKCKPLLNDSAIFLYECECDPGWRKSPLRGTDPLKFLPCTLPNCTIDPSCERASSPAQEKASGDRHPSILNPCMWVDCGGGSCNQTSQYSYTCVCEESYSNLLNAQSLPCFKECSFGMDCLNLGIPLTNESSPTDWGDIDVSKAHSLSRGKSSWLVLWALLLGVLELQTN